In Halomarina salina, one DNA window encodes the following:
- a CDS encoding ABC transporter ATP-binding protein — protein sequence MSITADEDDPFEEQRENAENPMRRLFAEYGAENRFAFVVGILSSVTARILDLLPIVLLTLAIDAIFNQTREFSLLFVPQAWIPPTREGQLLLSVALIGVAFFGGAAFHWTRNWGWNSFAQNIQHDIRTDTYDKMQRLNMDFFAEKQTGEMMSILSNDVNRLERFLNDGMNSAFRLGVMVIGIGGILLYWNWQLAVVTLSVIPLIGFFTYKFIQTIQPKYSDVRSSVGNMNSRLENNLGGVQVIKTSNTENFESDRVDDVSQDYFDANWDAIGTRIKFFPSLRVMAGVGFVSTFLVGGWWVLTYEATGSAPWFFTGSLSSGEFVGFVLFTQRFIWPMAQFGQIINMYQRAHASSSRIFGLMDEPSRIVEDPDADELVVDEGEVVYDDVTFGYDEEETIVEDVSFHVEGGETLALVGPTGAGKSTVLKLLLRMYDVDEGAITIDGQDLRDVTIPSLRQNIGYVSQDTFLFYGSVAENVAYGTFGATREEVVEAAKAAEAHEFIENLPEGYDTEVGERGVKLSGGQRQRISIARAILKDPEILVLDEATSDVDTETEMLIQRSLDQLTENRTTFSIAHRLSTIKDADQIVVLEDGRIVERGSHEDLLANDDLYAHLWGVQAGEIDELPEEFIERAQQRQARTSSDDD from the coding sequence ATGAGCATCACCGCGGACGAGGACGACCCGTTCGAGGAACAACGGGAGAACGCGGAGAACCCGATGCGACGGCTGTTCGCCGAGTACGGTGCCGAGAACCGGTTCGCGTTCGTCGTCGGTATCCTCTCCAGCGTCACCGCCCGCATCCTCGACCTCCTCCCCATCGTCCTCCTCACCCTCGCCATCGACGCCATCTTCAACCAGACCCGAGAGTTCTCCCTCCTGTTCGTCCCGCAGGCCTGGATTCCGCCCACCCGCGAGGGCCAACTGCTCCTCTCGGTCGCCCTCATCGGGGTCGCGTTCTTCGGCGGTGCGGCGTTCCACTGGACCCGAAACTGGGGGTGGAACTCCTTCGCGCAGAACATCCAGCACGACATCCGGACGGACACGTACGACAAGATGCAGCGGCTGAACATGGACTTCTTCGCCGAGAAGCAGACCGGCGAGATGATGTCCATCCTCTCGAACGACGTCAACCGCCTCGAACGATTTCTGAACGACGGGATGAACTCGGCGTTCCGCCTGGGCGTGATGGTCATCGGCATCGGGGGCATCCTGCTGTACTGGAACTGGCAACTCGCCGTCGTCACGCTCTCCGTCATCCCCCTCATCGGCTTCTTCACGTACAAGTTCATCCAGACCATCCAGCCGAAGTACTCCGACGTGCGCTCCTCGGTCGGGAACATGAACTCCCGGCTGGAGAACAACCTCGGCGGCGTGCAGGTCATCAAGACCTCCAACACCGAGAACTTCGAGTCGGACCGCGTCGACGACGTCTCGCAGGACTACTTCGACGCCAACTGGGACGCCATCGGCACGCGCATCAAGTTCTTTCCGAGTCTCCGCGTGATGGCCGGCGTCGGCTTCGTCAGCACGTTCCTCGTCGGTGGCTGGTGGGTGCTCACCTACGAGGCGACCGGGAGCGCCCCCTGGTTCTTCACCGGGTCGCTCTCGTCGGGGGAGTTCGTCGGTTTCGTGTTGTTCACCCAGCGGTTCATCTGGCCGATGGCGCAGTTCGGCCAGATCATCAACATGTACCAGCGCGCCCACGCCTCCAGTTCCCGCATCTTCGGGCTGATGGACGAGCCGTCGCGCATCGTCGAGGACCCCGACGCCGACGAACTCGTCGTCGACGAGGGCGAGGTGGTGTACGACGACGTGACGTTCGGCTACGACGAGGAGGAGACCATCGTCGAGGACGTCTCGTTCCACGTCGAGGGCGGCGAGACGCTCGCGCTCGTCGGCCCGACCGGGGCAGGGAAGTCCACCGTGCTGAAACTCCTGCTCCGGATGTACGACGTGGACGAGGGGGCCATCACCATCGACGGGCAGGACCTCCGGGACGTCACCATCCCGAGCCTCCGCCAGAACATCGGCTACGTCTCACAGGATACGTTCCTCTTCTACGGGAGCGTCGCGGAGAACGTCGCCTACGGCACGTTCGGCGCGACCAGAGAGGAGGTCGTCGAGGCCGCGAAGGCCGCCGAGGCCCACGAGTTCATCGAGAACCTCCCGGAGGGGTACGACACCGAGGTCGGCGAACGCGGTGTGAAGCTCTCCGGCGGCCAGCGCCAGCGCATCTCCATCGCACGGGCCATCCTGAAGGACCCCGAGATTCTCGTCCTCGACGAGGCGACCAGCGACGTCGACACCGAGACGGAGATGCTCATCCAGCGCTCGCTCGACCAGTTGACCGAGAACCGGACCACCTTCAGCATCGCCCACCGCCTCTCGACCATCAAGGACGCCGACCAGATCGTCGTCCTCGAAGACGGCCGTATCGTCGAACGCGGCAGCCACGAGGACCTGCTCGCGAACGACGACCTCTACGCCCACCTCTGGGGCGTGCAGGCCGGCGAGATAGACGAGCTTCCGGAAGAGTTCATCGAGCGCGCCCAGCAGCGTCAGGCCCGGACGAGCAGCGACGACGACTAA